From a single Brassica oleracea var. oleracea cultivar TO1000 chromosome C5, BOL, whole genome shotgun sequence genomic region:
- the LOC106344740 gene encoding probable purine permease 4 yields the protein MSDVRVNADQQEEGEQQQNLVKAPVKRSLGLLITTYGCLFVGSIASSLLAKYYFVHGGSSRWVSTWVQSAGFPLLLGLIYFPRFVFKTTKRRPFTRFTHRHLLFSVVIGLILGFNNFLFSWGTSYLPVSTSSLLLSTQLIFTLILSVIIVKQKVTFSNLNCVVLLTLSSVLLALGSSQDKPAGLTKTKYFIGFLSTIGAGLLFALYLPVTERVYRSVYCYAMVMEMQLVMEFSATVFATIGMALVYGDAFGGVKIVSTVLCIWGFSSYIILKASGQQLNKSKSSVMFSSKVVAFSKTDLKRSLAINQEGGMGMYIELPEKICCSKKQVFSFVQERLSDRTNSWSTKLLSKGGIEVQIKAVAQAVPSYTMSCYLLPKGITKNLTSTVARFWWSTKFNNRELHWVAWDKICVPMEMGGLGFRDFHEFNIALLAKQLWKLLKYPHSLLARVLKGRYYKHSTSMQVEKANNPSYGWRSIVASKEVLRKGLRKKIGN from the exons ATGAGTGATGTTCGAGTAAACGCAGATCAACAAGAAGAAGGAGAACAACAACAAAACCTGGTCAAAGCACCGGTCAAGCGATCCCTCGGCCTCCTCATCACCACTTACGGCTGCCTCTTCGTCGGCTCCATCGCCTCGAGCCTCCTCGCGAAATACTACTTCGTCCACGGTGGCTCGAGCCGGTGGGTCTCCACGTGGGTCCAATCCGCCGGATTCCCACTCCTCCTCGGGCTTATCTACTTCCCTCGCTTCGTCTTCAAAACAACTAAGCGCCGTCCCTTCACGCGCTTCACACACCGCCATCTCCTCTTCTCCGTCGTAATCGGACTCATCCTCGGTTTCAACAACTTCCTCTTCTCATGGGGTACCTCGTACCTCCCAGTGTCCACATCATCACTTCTCCTCTCGACACAACTCATCTTCACTCTGATCTTGTCCGTGATCATAGTGAAACAGAAAGTCACTTTCTCAAATCTCAATTGTGTTGTTCTCTTAACGTTAAGCTCTGTTTTATTAGCTCTCGGTTCGAGCCAAGATAAACCGGCCGGTTTAACTAAAACCAAATATTTCATCGGGTTTTTATCCACGATCGGAGCCGGTTTACTCTTCGCGCTCTACCTGCCCGTGACGGAGAGGGTCTACAGGTCCGTTTATTGCTACGCGATGGTCATGGAGATGCAACTGGTTATGGAATTTTCTGCCACGGTTTTCGCCACAATCGGTATGGCTTTGGTGTACGGCGATGCGTTCGGCGGCGTGAAGATTGTGTCGACGGTGCTATGTATTTGGGGATTCTCGTCTTAT ATTATCTTGAAAGCCTCAGGACAACAACTGAATAAATCCAAGTCTTCAGTTATGTTCAGTTCTAAGGTTGTAGCGTTCTCAAAAACTGACCTGAAAAGGTCACTGGCCATTAATCAAGAAGGTGGAATGGGCATGTACATCGAACTACCGGAAAAGATATGTTGCTCTAAGAAACAGGTGTTTAGCTTCGTCCAAGAGCGCCTCTCGGATCGTACAAACTCATGGTCGACGAAGCTCTTATCAAAAGGCGGCATAGAGGTTCAGATTAAAGCCGTAGCCCAGGCAGTACCTTCCTACACTATGTCTTGTTATCTACTTCCAAAAGGAATAACAAAAAATCTGACGAGCACTGTCGCACGATTTTGGTGGAGTACTAAATTCAATAATAGAGAACTTCATTGGGTTGCTTGGGATAAAATCTGTGTACCAATGGAAATGGGTGGACTGGGTTTCCGTGATTTTCACGAGTTTAACATTGCCTTACTAGCAAAACAGCTGTGGAAATTGCTAAAGTACCCACATTCACTCTTAGCTCGAGTACTCAAAGGAAGATACTACAAACACTCTACTTCAATGCAAGTTGAAAAAGCAAACAACCCGTCCTATGGATGGCGAAGTATAGTAGCATCGAAAGAAGTTCTCCGGAAGGGTCTCAGGAAAAAGATTGGGAATTGA
- the LOC106344742 gene encoding uncharacterized protein LOC106344742 → MAAVFDPQFKLSIVECCLGKLDMSTCDAKVKNLRDKLSIMFESYDKKSKNNSPSTEPRETVSQKACAAGSTGMFVNYNSLDILDWWKDNAHRYGDLAAMACDLLKEEINGDGDGDGQEEKLPSFESIVDGKDEDERV, encoded by the exons ATGGCAGCAGTCTTTGATCCACAGTTTAAGCTTTCCATTGTTGAATGTTGTTTAGGGAAGCTTGACATGAGTACATGTGATGCAAAGGTGAAGAACTTGCGTGACAAGCTCAGTATTATGTTTGAGTCATACGACAAAAAATCCAAGAATAACTCACCTTCCACTGAGCCACGTGAGACTGTTTCACAAAAAGCATGTGCGGCAGGGTCAACGGGAATGTTTGTGAACTACAAT AGCTTGGACATCCTCGATTGGTGGAAAGATAATGCGCATCGGTATGGTGACTTGGCTGCAATGGCATGTGATCTGCTAA AAGAAGAAATCAACGGTGATGGTGATGGTGATGGTCAAGAAGAGAAATTACCATCATTTGAGTCTATTGTCGATGGGAAAGATGAAGATGAACGCGTTTGA
- the LOC106293458 gene encoding uncharacterized protein LOC106293458, with amino-acid sequence MGDVQLKKRGYIWAISAGFNAALAAISAKFFSSLVLKYGLVVLCNVVMWGCYVNSLRALSSLQATVTNFAANFLSSGFAGLFLFHESLSFRWFAGALSITIGVVILSKSSVDKKVSTD; translated from the exons ATGGGTGATGTACAACTAAAGAAAAGAGGATACATCTGGGCAATCTCTGCTGGGTTCAATGCAGCTCTTGCTGCCATCTCTGCAAAGTTCTTCTCATCTCTC GTGCTAAAATATGGATTGGTTGTATTATGCAATGTGGTAATGTGGGGATGTTATGTAAACAGCTTAAGAGCTCTCTCTTCTCTACAAGCTACCGTCACTAACTTTGCTGCTAATTTCCTCTCTTCCGGTTTTGCTGGCCTCTTTCTGTTTCACGAGTCCTTATCATTCCGT TGGTTTGCGGGAGCTTTATCGATCACCATTGGAGTTGTAATCCTCAGTAAGTCAAGTGTTGATAAGAAGGTCAGTACGGATTAG